The stretch of DNA TGTTGTGATAATATTGGAATTGTTACTAACCTTCCACCTGGATCTTTAGGAAGATCAAGAGACCGAACAAACGAAGATGGACCAACACCAGTTGACCAGACTAAAAGACCGTAAGGAACATCGGTTCCATCATCAAGGACCAGCTTCTGAGCCTTCACTTCTTTCACAATCCCACGCACAAGCTTCACTCCTGACTGaagttaaccaaaaaaaaaaactcaaaatctcacattctcaaaaaatcaaaagcaagtaaaaaaaaatgtaaataattaacCTTGTTTAactgcttgattgcatactgTCTTAGCCCATCGTCGAAAGAAGAAAGTATATCCCTCGCCTCGATCAAAGTAACACGAATGTCGTCTTTGACGTGAGAGTATCTCTCACGAACATCTTTCATGATGAAGTCACTCAGCTCGCCGCTAAACTCTACACCGGTCGGACCACCTCCCACCACAACGATATGCAACAGCCTCCTCTTCTCATCCTCACCTATCCCTGGAACTTCGGAGTTCATGAGGTTAAGCAGAAGCTTCCTGCGTATCTCCTGAGCGTGATGAACCTCACGGAGAAAGATGGCGTTTTCTGACACCCCGTTGATCCCAAACGTGGATGCTTCCGCACCGCAGGCTAGTACAAGTTTGTCGTAAGCGATCTTGAACTTCCATGGCTTCAACGTGCTTAACCCATCGGTTACTGTCTCACAATGCACCTGTACAAAACCGGTTAACACATTAACACAAAAACCGGTTTACACACGCTAACATCGAAACCACATACATTGCTTTGAGTGTGTAAACCGGTTTATACCGAGCAATTAACGATAAAGATTGTTCCCAAAATTACAGAGCAATTAGCGATAAGCACAAAACCCGGTTTATTCCGGTTTAGAAATTACCTCATGGTTTTCGGAATCGAGTCGGGAGCAATTAGCGAGGAAGTAATAAGAACCGGGTTCTCTTGAAATCGCCGGTTGGATACGTGAGATCGGTTCTGCGACGGACCGGAACTCAAGCGTACCGACGCAAGTAGAAGCCAAGAGAGGAGTGAAGACCATGTGGTTCCTCGGAGAGACGCAAACGACGTCGTAGATACTCGTGTCGATCCCTTTCATTAGACGGCAACCCGCCCAACCCGACCCGAGAACCAGCACTCTCGGCTTCTCTCCTTCTTTCGTCGGAGCCAGACCGTGGTAACgatgttgttgctgctgctccGACCCATTCACTACCTCCGTCGGTTGAACCGTCTCGCTACGTTGAAGAGCCGTGCAGAA from Raphanus sativus cultivar WK10039 unplaced genomic scaffold, ASM80110v3 Scaffold2363, whole genome shotgun sequence encodes:
- the LOC108809712 gene encoding internal alternative NAD(P)H-ubiquinone oxidoreductase A1, mitochondrial, whose product is MLWIKNLARISPTASSVGNLYRNSESSYTLSSRFCTALQRSETVQPTEVVNGSEQQQQHRYHGLAPTKEGEKPRVLVLGSGWAGCRLMKGIDTSIYDVVCVSPRNHMVFTPLLASTCVGTLEFRSVAEPISRIQPAISREPGSYYFLANCSRLDSENHEVHCETVTDGLSTLKPWKFKIAYDKLVLACGAEASTFGINGVSENAIFLREVHHAQEIRRKLLLNLMNSEVPGIGEDEKRRLLHIVVVGGGPTGVEFSGELSDFIMKDVRERYSHVKDDIRVTLIEARDILSSFDDGLRQYAIKQLNKSGVKLVRGIVKEVKAQKLVLDDGTDVPYGLLVWSTGVGPSSFVRSLDLPKDPGGRIGIDEWMRVPSVQDVFAIGDCSGYLESTGKSTLPALAQVAEREGKYLANLLNVMGKAGGGRAWSAKETELGEPFVYKHLGSMATIGRYKALVDLRESKEGKGISMAGFVSWFIWRSAYLTRVLSWRNRFYVAINWLTTFIFGRDISRI